From a single Mus musculus strain C57BL/6J chromosome 12, GRCm38.p6 C57BL/6J genomic region:
- the Gen1 gene encoding flap endonuclease GEN homolog 1 isoform X5 — translation MEEASLFEAAYPDAVAVYQKQLSETKGRKQKSMKNKPKGSHLPEADDVINSQSLMTLKPTSKAFPKQNPKINLENSPDPILAQESTSPSLNSFVSPENAPCLNLQEQLVPSPRTLAIKQSKDVSHFLVSECSQPSSSSHDISVITDLQLSTIDWAGTSFSNSPAVQRNTFSQDLASESESSAILPDFEQLSYESEQGTSDSEGSGRDLQQSNPEEQLLSGISALHLHDLPLKERIRIKSSCPQYNVGADAGLESLPLKLKGSCIAYSSSDGSSNFSKDLTGVYLHKESRNSKVLDSRLQENCGANTSLPYSFSDKAVKTSSLQVGLPTAAIPHNPRVAVKTTKNLVMKNSVCLERDSSDEDNAPGSWKSKYTAPEMKHSSQKHSLVHVRDSTHNKLRNPKVESKETKLCNESFKTAEDEENGFSDLGRSPQSFRPCHDKDENSTASWENPLPLRQRLKLRFQNTQSGFYNT, via the exons ATGGAAGAAGCGTCCCTGTTTGAAGCAGCCTATCCTGATGCTGTGGCTGTCTACCAGAAACAGCTGTCAGAGAccaaaggaaggaaacagaaaa gtaTGAAAAATAAGCCTAAAGGAAGCCATTTACCGGAAGCAGATGATGTGATCAATTCTCAGTCACTTATGACTTTAAAACCTACATCTAAAGCCTTCCCCAAGCAAAATCCCAAAATTAATTTGGAAAATTCTCCAGATCCTATTTTAGCACAGGAATCTACTTCCCCCTCATTGAATAGTTTTGTTTCCCCTGAAAATGCTCCCTGTTTGAATTTACAAGAACAGTTAGTGCCATCTCCCAGAACTTTGGCTATAAAGCAAAGTAAAGATGTCAGTCATTTTCTAGTTTCAGAATGTAGTCAGCCCAGCTCTTCCTCCCATGACATCTCTGTGATTACTGATCTGCAGTTGAGTACCATTGATTGGGCGGGTACTTCTTTTAGTAATTCTCCAGCAGTTCAAAGAAACACTTTCTCTCAAGACTTAGCATCAGAATCTGAGTCATCGGCCATCCTTCCTGACTTTGAACAGCTGTCATATGAATCAGAACAAGGGACCTCAGACAGTGAAGGGTCCGGTAGAGACCTTCAGCAGAGCAACCCTGAAGAGCAGCTCCTTTCTGGCATCAGTGCTTTACATCTTCATGATTTGCCTCTAAAAGAAAGAATACGTATCAAATCTTCATGCCCTCAGTATAATGTAGGAGCAGATGCTGGCCTGGAAAGTTTGCCCCTAAAATTGAAAGGCTCTTGTATTGCTTACAGTAGCTCTGATGGCTCATCCAATTTTTCAAAGGATCTTACAGGGGTATATCTTCACAAAGAGTCCAGAAACTCTAAAGTTCTAGACAGCCGACTCCAAGAAAACTGCGGGGCGAATACTTCCTTACCTTATTCTTTCAGTGACAAAGCAGTAAAGACTTCCAGTCTTCAAGTTGGGCTGCCAACTGCTGCTATACCTCATAATCCAAGAGTTGCTGTGAAAACTACTAAGAACCTTGTCATGAAGAATAGTGTTTGCCTCGAGAGAGATTCCTCAGATGAAGACAATGCTCCAGGGTCCTGGAAATCAAAGTATACTGCTCCAGAAATGAAACACAGTTCTCAGAAGCACAGCCTAGTCCATGTCAGAGACAGTACTcacaacaaactcagaaatcctaaaGTGGAATCTAAAGAAACCAAACTGTGTAATGAGTCTTTTAAAACAGCTGAAGATGAAGAAAACGGGTTCTCAGATCTAGGGAGAAGTCCTCAGAGTTTTCGACCATGTCATGACAAAGATGAGAACTCTACTGCCTCCTGGGAAAATCCTCTACCTTTACGCCAGAGGTTAAAACTCAGGTTCCAGAACACTCAAAGTGGATTTTATAATACTTaa